The Variovorax paradoxus genome window below encodes:
- a CDS encoding dihydroorotate dehydrogenase electron transfer subunit, producing the protein MLATIDHQSPAFRPVHPPVPKGEDACFQRNAQSVASYRCEVAEHRWVNDRYKYLKLSAPADLASATRPGQFYQLKCPTTNDLQPFLLRPMSVYGVGPEAGTIEFLYNVTGTGTHALASLPVGGAMDIVGPLGNTFTLPPGDERIMVVARGVGLATMAPLLRQAASMGIAITAVMSARAPKDLMRDEFLRGAEADVHCVYDSDGSSSVEAMDTLVRRLLGERHHDAVYTCGSHRVLMLLQRILADHPGTRGEVAMEQRMACGMGVCLSCVRLFNREGDKQFLRVCREGPVFPIGDVVGEVEFG; encoded by the coding sequence ATGCTCGCCACCATCGACCACCAGTCGCCCGCGTTCCGGCCCGTGCATCCGCCCGTGCCAAAGGGCGAGGACGCCTGCTTCCAGCGCAACGCGCAATCCGTGGCCTCGTACCGTTGCGAGGTCGCCGAGCACCGCTGGGTCAACGACCGCTACAAGTACCTGAAGCTCAGCGCGCCGGCCGACCTGGCGAGCGCGACCAGGCCCGGGCAGTTCTACCAGCTGAAGTGCCCGACGACGAACGACCTCCAACCCTTCCTGCTGCGCCCGATGAGCGTCTACGGCGTGGGGCCGGAGGCGGGCACGATCGAGTTCCTCTACAACGTCACCGGCACCGGAACCCACGCGCTGGCCTCGCTGCCCGTCGGCGGCGCGATGGACATCGTCGGCCCGCTGGGCAACACCTTCACGCTGCCGCCGGGCGACGAACGCATCATGGTCGTCGCGCGCGGCGTCGGCCTGGCGACGATGGCGCCGCTGCTGCGGCAGGCAGCCAGCATGGGCATCGCGATCACGGCGGTGATGTCGGCACGCGCGCCCAAGGACCTGATGCGCGACGAGTTCCTGCGCGGCGCCGAAGCCGACGTGCATTGCGTCTACGACTCCGACGGCAGCTCCTCGGTGGAGGCCATGGACACGCTGGTGCGCCGGCTGCTCGGCGAACGGCACCACGACGCCGTCTACACCTGCGGCTCGCACCGCGTGCTGATGCTGCTGCAACGCATCCTCGCCGACCATCCGGGCACCCGGGGCGAGGTGGCGATGGAACAGCGCATGGCCTGCGGCATGGGCGTGTGCCTGTCCTGCGTCAGGCTGTTCAACCGCGAGGGCGACAAGCAATTCCTGCGCGTCTGCCGCGAAGGTCCCG
- a CDS encoding MFS transporter, with product MSRPFPWPIHSPAPAFPRRTRSPDVSSTPDSTASAPRDDAVSGYAWKALAGSAIGYAMDGFDLLILGFMLTAISADLHLTPGQAGSLVSWTLVGAVVGGIVFGSLSDHFGRIRVMTWTIVLFAVFTGLCAFAQGYWDLLVYRTIAGIGLGGEFGIGMALAAEAWPARHRARVSSYVALGWQLGVLGAALLTPLLMPHIGWRGMFLVGVVPALVAWVIRNKLHEPEVFVRKPKARGSRLRSFKLLVKDAQTTRTSLGIVVLCAVQNFGYYGIMIWMPSFLANKLGFNLTKSAMWTSVTILGMMLGIFVFGQLADRIGRKPSFLLFQAGAVAMVLAYSQLSDPVSLLWVGAVLGMFVNGMLGGYGALISEAYPTEARATAQNVLFNLGRGIGGFGPVVVGAMVAAYSFQIAIALLAAIYLVDMVATYFLIPELKGKELE from the coding sequence ATGTCGAGACCGTTTCCATGGCCCATCCATTCGCCGGCGCCGGCCTTTCCGCGTCGAACCAGGAGTCCTGACGTGTCATCCACCCCAGATTCGACCGCCTCCGCACCACGCGACGACGCCGTCTCGGGCTACGCCTGGAAGGCGCTGGCCGGTTCCGCCATCGGCTATGCGATGGACGGCTTCGACCTGCTGATCCTGGGCTTCATGCTCACGGCCATCTCGGCCGACCTGCACCTCACGCCGGGCCAGGCCGGCTCGCTGGTGAGCTGGACGCTGGTCGGCGCCGTCGTCGGCGGCATCGTCTTCGGCTCGCTCAGCGATCACTTCGGGCGCATCCGCGTGATGACCTGGACCATCGTCCTGTTCGCGGTCTTCACCGGGCTCTGTGCCTTCGCGCAGGGCTACTGGGACCTGCTGGTCTACCGCACCATCGCGGGCATCGGCCTGGGCGGCGAGTTCGGCATCGGCATGGCGCTGGCGGCCGAGGCCTGGCCCGCCAGGCATAGGGCGCGCGTGTCTTCCTATGTGGCGCTGGGCTGGCAACTCGGCGTGCTCGGCGCGGCCTTGCTCACGCCGCTGCTGATGCCGCACATCGGCTGGCGCGGCATGTTCCTGGTCGGCGTCGTGCCCGCGCTCGTGGCCTGGGTGATCCGCAACAAGCTGCACGAGCCCGAGGTGTTCGTGCGCAAGCCCAAGGCCCGGGGCTCGCGCCTGAGGTCCTTCAAGCTGCTGGTCAAGGACGCGCAGACGACCCGCACCAGCCTGGGCATCGTCGTGCTGTGCGCGGTGCAGAACTTCGGCTACTACGGGATCATGATCTGGATGCCGAGCTTCCTGGCCAACAAGCTCGGCTTCAACCTCACGAAGTCGGCCATGTGGACCTCGGTGACCATCCTCGGGATGATGCTGGGCATCTTCGTCTTCGGCCAGCTGGCCGACCGCATCGGGCGCAAGCCGAGCTTCCTGCTGTTCCAGGCCGGCGCCGTGGCGATGGTGCTGGCGTACTCCCAGCTGTCCGATCCGGTTTCGCTGCTGTGGGTGGGCGCGGTGCTCGGCATGTTCGTCAACGGCATGCTGGGCGGCTACGGCGCGCTGATCTCCGAGGCCTATCCCACGGAAGCACGCGCCACGGCGCAGAACGTGCTGTTCAACCTCGGCCGCGGCATCGGCGGATTCGGCCCGGTGGTGGTCGGCGCAATGGTCGCCGCCTATTCGTTCCAGATCGCGATCGCGCTGCTCGCCGCGATCTACCTGGTCGACATGGTCGCCACCTACTTCCTCATTCCCGAACTCAAGGGCAAGGAGCTCGAATGA